The Streptococcus mitis region TGTAGTATCGAATATCTGCACAGCTTTGTTACCGTATTTCACGCAGGCATTAATCAAAGGGGATTATCAAGTAGCTCTATATGGTTACTCTATGTCAGTGGCAGGCTATTTGAGTTGTAACTATATCCAAATGATACTTGATTGGAAGCAGGGGATTATCTTTTCGACTACTTTGAAAAATGAGTGGTTTCGTTCACTTCTGGGACTCAGTCACCACGATTTCAAGCAGAAAACAGTAGCAGAGTATATTTCCTATCAATCTAATGACCTAGATTCGTTGGAAAAGGATTACCTTCCTCCATTGATGAGTTTTATCAAACAAATTTTACGTATCATCATTTACGCTTTCATTATTAGCAGAACAATTAATCCTATTGTATCACTGATTTTAATCTTTTCCACTGGAATTAGTATTCAAATTCCTAAAATCGTTGGGAAGTTGACCGCTAATCGTAGACAGGTTTACTTGAAAAAACAAGGAGATTACTATCGAACTTTGGAGGATTTGCTCATGGGACATCATTTGGTAAATAAACTAACTATGTCGCATTTTTTGAATCAACAAAAGAGTTCTCTAAAGAATTTGCAGGATAAGTATTTTAAGTATGGTTTGACAAAAATTACAGGCATCTTATTGACAGGTGTTTCTTTTGAATTCATTAGTCTTGTTCTGTTTATTTATTTAGCCTACTCTCTATCTCACCAGCAACTCGGTATTCCTGAGGTGGTGGCGAGTTTCGGATATATTAATGCTTTTTCTGAACCAATACAGGAAATCCTTTATGATTTACAAATGTTAGAGTCTGTAAAGCCTGTAATCAAGAGTTTTCAAAACATTGTTGGGAGACCCGTTTCAGTTCAAGCACCTCAACATTCTTTTGATACGATTACTTTGAAAAACATTTCCAAACAACTGGGAGAATCAAAATTGATAATTACTTCCGCTACGATTCAAAAAGGGGATAAAATTGCGCTTATTGGTAAGAATGGGTCTGGAAAAAGTAGTCTTCTCAACATTTTAAATGGAACAGATGAAGATTTTGAAGGACAAATTGTGCTAGATGGGCTTGTTTTGGACCATCTTTGGGGAAGATTCGGTATGATTCTGCAACAAGAACATACATTTATTTCGAGTTATGAAAATAATGTAACGCTATTCAATAGTTTCAATGAAAAATTCAGAGAAGAAGATTTTGAAAAAATTCCACCACAATCCCTGTCAGGTGGTCAGCAACAACGAATGTATTTAAATCGTGAGAAAAATCGTAAAAATCCATTGCTTATCCTAGACGAACCTTTCTCTGCCTTGGATACTAATCAGTTTAAAATGGAATTGGAAAGAGTTCTGGAACTACCAAGTGCCGTCATTGTTACTTTACATCGCCAAAACGAATTATTAAGTAAGTTTGACCAAGTTTGGGAAATTAAGAATGGAGAACTTGTAATTTTGAAATAGCTAAATTATAAAGAATAAAACGCATAGTATCAAGGTTCAGGAGATACCGTTTTTCTTTTTATAATAAGGAATCTAAAATTTCTTGCTTCCTCTATCTATTCAATTGATAGGTTTCGTCAGAGAAAGACTATAAAATTTTTGATATAATGTTAAGGATGGACTGACGGATACTTAAAGGATCATTTTCAAAAGAATAACAGATGGGAAGAAAAATATGTAAGATTGGACAGAAACTTCTCTACCA contains the following coding sequences:
- a CDS encoding ATP-binding cassette domain-containing protein encodes the protein MLPYLKTIRWYLFFNFLFGVVSNICTALLPYFTQALIKGDYQVALYGYSMSVAGYLSCNYIQMILDWKQGIIFSTTLKNEWFRSLLGLSHHDFKQKTVAEYISYQSNDLDSLEKDYLPPLMSFIKQILRIIIYAFIISRTINPIVSLILIFSTGISIQIPKIVGKLTANRRQVYLKKQGDYYRTLEDLLMGHHLVNKLTMSHFLNQQKSSLKNLQDKYFKYGLTKITGILLTGVSFEFISLVLFIYLAYSLSHQQLGIPEVVASFGYINAFSEPIQEILYDLQMLESVKPVIKSFQNIVGRPVSVQAPQHSFDTITLKNISKQLGESKLIITSATIQKGDKIALIGKNGSGKSSLLNILNGTDEDFEGQIVLDGLVLDHLWGRFGMILQQEHTFISSYENNVTLFNSFNEKFREEDFEKIPPQSLSGGQQQRMYLNREKNRKNPLLILDEPFSALDTNQFKMELERVLELPSAVIVTLHRQNELLSKFDQVWEIKNGELVILK